A genome region from Clostridium sp. JN-9 includes the following:
- a CDS encoding alpha/beta-type small acid-soluble spore protein yields the protein MALGESGNGRTQLIPDVHPILDNMKYEIAEGFNLGVHQGSEDYWGKVTSRNCGRVGGEMVKRLISKAENDLTHGK from the coding sequence ATGGCACTTGGAGAATCTGGTAACGGTAGAACACAATTGATTCCTGATGTACATCCAATACTTGATAATATGAAATATGAAATTGCTGAGGGTTTTAATTTAGGAGTTCATCAGGGCTCTGAAGATTACTGGGGTAAAGTAACTTCTAGAAACTGCGGAAGAGTTGGAGGAGAAATGGTTAAACGTCTCATTTCCAAAGCTGAAAATGATTTAACTCATGGTAAGTAA
- a CDS encoding DUF4364 family protein, whose protein sequence is MCKDTLELAENKLLLLYIFSKMKFSVSNTQITQIILENNFINYFTLQQYLTELVSANFIINIKEGNRHKYSITNKGKKVLSLFQERISKNKIDKIDDYLKKHMENIKKEVTCTADYTIDNKNNFIVDLRALENDLLLIDLKLSVGSNKQARELCTKWKNNSSKLYNEIINILINN, encoded by the coding sequence ATGTGTAAAGATACCTTAGAATTAGCTGAAAACAAGCTTTTGCTTTTGTATATATTTAGTAAAATGAAATTTTCTGTATCCAATACTCAGATTACTCAAATAATTCTTGAAAATAACTTTATAAACTATTTTACTCTGCAGCAATATCTGACGGAATTGGTATCTGCTAATTTTATAATAAATATTAAGGAAGGTAATAGACACAAATATTCAATTACCAATAAAGGTAAAAAGGTTCTTTCCTTATTTCAAGAGAGAATATCTAAAAATAAAATAGATAAAATAGACGACTATTTAAAAAAACATATGGAAAATATTAAAAAAGAGGTAACTTGTACTGCAGACTATACCATTGATAATAAAAACAATTTTATAGTTGATTTAAGGGCTTTGGAAAATGACTTATTATTAATAGATTTAAAATTATCAGTAGGCTCCAATAAACAGGCAAGAGAGCTTTGCACAAAGTGGAAAAATAATTCTTCAAAGCTTTACAATGAAATAATTAATATTCTAATTAATAATTAG
- a CDS encoding valine--tRNA ligase translates to MEDSKNISKTYDPKEFEDKIYEWWQEKKLFTPKVDKSKKPYTIMMPPPNITGKLHLGHALDNAMQDFLIRVKRMQGYSTLWLPGEDHASIATEVKVENELLKKGLKKKEMGREAFLEKVWQWTDEYRERIRKQLKKMGCSADFTRESFTMDEKLDKAVKTVFVKLYNEGLIYQGNRLINWCPKCKTALSDAEIEYSEQEGHFWHIKYPVVGSDEFLEIATTRPETMLGDSAVAVNPRDSRYTHLVGNKLILPLVNREIPIIADDYVDMEFGTGAVKITPAHDPNDYQVGKRHNLDEIIIMNEDGTIRQPGTKYDGLDRYEGRKLIVSDLEKLGLLVKVKEHSHNVGCHDRCGTVVEPMVSKQWFVKMEGLAKPAIEAVRNKETKFVPERFDKIYFNWMENIQDWCISRQLWWGHRIPVWYCKDCGKVIVSVDAPKKCDGCGSSNLQQDKDVLDTWFSSALWPFSTLGWPDETEDLKYFYPTSTLVTGYDIIFFWVARMIFSGIHNMGEVPFETVLIHGIVRDSQGRKMSKSLGNGVDPLDVIDKYGADALRFMLITGNAAGSDIRFYEEKVESARNFANKIWNASRFVLMNLDRDLMEKYKNCHNYSLADKWILSRTNTIVEEVTSNIDKYELGIASQKVYDFMWGEFCDWYIELVKPVMYGDDEEAKGVAYNVLNKVLTIGLQLLHPVMPFITEEIYLHLERQYESITISKWPEYEEALHNEKAEKEMEYIIEAIKSIRNVRTEMNVPPSRKAKIMAFITENESKPAFEEGKVYFEKLASASSVEFLNSKEQVPDNAVSVVTSAGEIFIPLFDLIDKEKELERLNKEKEKLESEIKRVENKLSNEKFVSRAPESVVNEERAKGDKYNEMLKAVLQRLQGLK, encoded by the coding sequence GTGGAAGATTCAAAAAATATCAGCAAAACATATGATCCAAAAGAATTCGAAGACAAAATATATGAATGGTGGCAGGAAAAAAAGTTATTTACACCTAAAGTGGATAAAAGTAAAAAGCCATACACAATTATGATGCCTCCTCCTAATATTACAGGAAAACTGCATTTAGGTCATGCACTGGATAATGCCATGCAGGATTTCTTAATAAGGGTAAAAAGAATGCAGGGATACAGCACTTTGTGGCTTCCAGGTGAGGATCATGCCAGCATTGCAACTGAGGTCAAGGTAGAAAATGAGCTTCTTAAAAAAGGACTTAAGAAAAAAGAAATGGGAAGGGAAGCTTTCCTTGAAAAAGTGTGGCAGTGGACTGATGAATACAGGGAAAGAATCAGAAAACAGCTTAAGAAAATGGGATGTTCCGCAGATTTTACAAGAGAAAGCTTTACTATGGATGAAAAGCTTGATAAAGCTGTTAAGACGGTGTTTGTAAAATTATATAATGAAGGGTTAATTTATCAGGGAAACAGATTAATAAACTGGTGTCCAAAATGTAAAACAGCATTGTCAGATGCTGAAATTGAATACAGTGAGCAGGAAGGGCACTTCTGGCATATTAAATATCCAGTAGTAGGAAGCGATGAATTCTTAGAGATAGCTACCACAAGGCCTGAAACCATGCTTGGAGATTCTGCAGTAGCAGTAAATCCAAGGGATTCAAGATATACTCATTTAGTTGGAAATAAATTAATACTTCCACTGGTTAACAGAGAAATACCAATAATAGCTGATGACTACGTGGACATGGAATTTGGAACAGGTGCAGTTAAAATAACTCCTGCTCATGATCCAAATGATTATCAGGTTGGAAAGAGACATAACCTTGATGAAATCATAATAATGAATGAGGATGGCACTATAAGACAGCCTGGTACAAAATATGACGGCCTGGACAGATATGAGGGGAGAAAATTAATTGTTTCAGACTTAGAAAAGCTTGGACTGCTGGTTAAAGTAAAAGAACACAGTCATAATGTAGGCTGTCACGACAGATGCGGTACAGTTGTGGAGCCAATGGTTTCAAAACAGTGGTTTGTAAAAATGGAAGGCCTTGCAAAGCCGGCTATTGAAGCTGTAAGAAACAAGGAAACAAAGTTTGTGCCTGAAAGATTTGATAAAATATATTTTAACTGGATGGAAAATATTCAGGACTGGTGTATTTCAAGACAGCTGTGGTGGGGACACAGAATACCTGTATGGTACTGTAAAGACTGCGGAAAGGTTATAGTTTCAGTAGATGCACCGAAGAAATGTGATGGCTGTGGAAGCAGTAATTTACAGCAGGATAAGGATGTACTTGATACCTGGTTCTCATCGGCACTGTGGCCATTTTCAACATTAGGCTGGCCTGATGAAACTGAGGACTTAAAATATTTTTATCCAACATCAACTTTGGTAACAGGCTATGATATTATATTCTTCTGGGTGGCCAGAATGATATTCTCAGGTATTCATAATATGGGAGAGGTACCTTTTGAAACTGTGCTGATTCATGGCATAGTAAGAGATTCTCAGGGCAGAAAAATGTCAAAATCTCTTGGTAATGGCGTGGATCCACTGGATGTAATTGATAAATATGGTGCTGATGCATTAAGATTTATGCTGATTACAGGTAATGCAGCAGGCAGTGATATAAGATTCTATGAGGAAAAGGTAGAATCAGCAAGAAATTTTGCAAACAAGATCTGGAATGCATCAAGGTTTGTACTAATGAACTTAGACAGAGATCTTATGGAAAAATATAAAAACTGCCATAATTACTCACTGGCAGATAAATGGATATTATCAAGAACAAATACTATAGTAGAAGAGGTTACTTCCAATATTGATAAATATGAACTGGGAATAGCTTCACAGAAGGTTTATGACTTTATGTGGGGAGAATTCTGTGACTGGTACATTGAACTTGTAAAGCCGGTTATGTATGGTGATGATGAAGAGGCAAAGGGTGTTGCTTATAATGTATTAAACAAAGTATTAACCATTGGACTGCAGCTCCTTCACCCAGTAATGCCATTTATTACAGAGGAAATTTATCTTCATCTGGAAAGACAATATGAATCCATAACAATATCAAAATGGCCTGAATATGAGGAAGCACTGCACAATGAAAAAGCTGAGAAAGAAATGGAATATATAATTGAAGCCATTAAATCCATAAGAAATGTGAGAACAGAAATGAATGTACCACCTTCCAGAAAGGCTAAGATAATGGCATTCATTACAGAAAATGAATCTAAGCCTGCCTTTGAAGAAGGAAAAGTTTACTTTGAAAAACTGGCTTCTGCAAGCTCCGTTGAATTTTTAAATTCCAAGGAACAGGTACCTGATAATGCAGTTTCAGTAGTTACCTCGGCAGGTGAAATATTTATTCCTCTATTTGACTTAATAGATAAGGAAAAAGAGCTGGAAAGATTAAATAAGGAAAAAGAAAAACTGGAAAGTGAAATTAAAAGAGTTGAAAATAAACTTTCAAATGAGAAGTTTGTATCCAGAGCTCCTGAATCAGTAGTCAATGAAGAAAGAGCAAAGGGCGATAAATATAATGAAATGCTGAAAGCTGTTCTTCAAAGATTACAGGGCTTAAAGTAA
- a CDS encoding folylpolyglutamate synthase/dihydrofolate synthase family protein: MNYHEAMEYINDTAKFGSNLGLSRTEKLLEHLGNPHKKLKCVHIAGTNGKGSITVMLSTMLREAGYKVGMYTSPYLEEFEERIQINGVNIPKSDLAEAVTQVAEAVDKVLKEGYDNPTEFEIITCAMFYYFYKMKVDYAVMEVGLGGRLDSTNVLTAGNGFGTLVSVIASISYDHMNILGNTLGEIAHEKAGIIKKNIPLVLYPQEPEAQQVIEDTALKMNSKIINVNKNSVAYEDELNPMNSDFTQSIVVKSNKDTYHIKLSLLGQHQLLNCATAIYAAEQLIQAGAVKLKKGSIETALSKVKWPGRLEVMSKEPFIVIDGAHNIDGITKLTDSVKTYFKYNKMILILGILADKQIDAMISQIAPMADKIITVSPHSSRAESSDKLKNAILNYNRNCENIDDYEKALKKAVSYMQKGDLLLISGSLYMIGDMRKTIKRSISELL, translated from the coding sequence ATGAATTATCATGAAGCCATGGAGTATATAAATGATACAGCTAAATTTGGGAGCAACCTTGGACTTTCCAGAACTGAAAAACTTCTGGAACACCTGGGGAATCCCCATAAAAAGTTAAAATGTGTACACATTGCCGGAACTAACGGGAAAGGCTCTATTACTGTTATGCTCAGCACAATGCTGAGAGAAGCAGGGTATAAAGTTGGTATGTATACATCACCATACCTTGAGGAATTTGAAGAGAGAATTCAAATTAATGGAGTTAATATACCAAAATCTGATTTAGCTGAAGCAGTAACTCAGGTGGCAGAGGCTGTAGACAAGGTACTTAAGGAAGGCTATGACAATCCAACGGAATTTGAAATTATAACCTGTGCCATGTTCTATTACTTTTATAAAATGAAGGTTGATTATGCCGTTATGGAGGTTGGATTAGGGGGGAGACTTGATTCCACCAATGTACTTACAGCAGGAAACGGATTTGGAACACTGGTTAGTGTAATAGCTTCCATAAGCTATGATCATATGAATATTCTGGGAAATACATTAGGTGAAATAGCACATGAAAAGGCAGGTATAATTAAAAAGAATATACCTTTGGTGCTTTATCCTCAGGAGCCTGAGGCACAGCAGGTCATAGAAGACACTGCCTTAAAAATGAACAGTAAAATAATTAATGTAAATAAAAACTCTGTGGCTTATGAAGATGAATTAAATCCTATGAATAGTGACTTTACACAATCCATAGTGGTAAAATCCAATAAAGATACTTATCATATTAAGTTATCACTTCTGGGACAGCACCAGCTTCTTAACTGTGCTACTGCAATATATGCAGCAGAGCAGTTAATTCAGGCAGGAGCAGTAAAGCTTAAGAAAGGCAGCATAGAAACTGCTTTGAGCAAAGTAAAATGGCCTGGAAGACTGGAAGTAATGAGTAAAGAGCCATTTATAGTAATTGATGGGGCACATAATATTGATGGAATCACAAAGCTCACAGACAGCGTTAAAACATATTTCAAATATAATAAAATGATTTTGATTTTAGGAATATTGGCGGATAAACAAATTGATGCCATGATTAGTCAAATTGCTCCCATGGCAGATAAAATAATAACAGTGAGCCCTCACAGTTCAAGGGCAGAGAGCTCAGATAAGCTTAAGAATGCAATTTTGAATTATAACAGAAATTGTGAGAACATTGATGATTATGAAAAGGCACTGAAAAAGGCAGTTTCATATATGCAAAAAGGTGATTTGCTCCTTATAAGCGGTTCATTATACATGATAGGTGATATGAGGAAAACAATAAAAAGGAGTATTTCAGAACTACTTTAA
- a CDS encoding YncE family protein — MSYIYVCNTSSDCISKVNVEEFREESKITLNTGLSDRIGPHGICEYHDKIITANSYSNNISVIDTKQGREESKHFIGMHCNDVIVYDNNAYIICGESNNVVVFDLIKNKISEEIPCGNLPHSIAINKETGILVVSNMENDSITLIDCHNKDETKSIKVGSYPTKAIFTVDNKYILVCESNIGSDYRGSIGIISMKNFKMIYRIPVGNCPVDMVCDERYCFVSNFGEGFISVVDINYYEVMKKINIGGMPRGIIKYNQFVFVGDNYNNLLIKVNIFSEDKKIIPIGGEPTGMILSNY, encoded by the coding sequence ATGAGTTATATATATGTTTGTAATACTTCATCGGATTGCATATCAAAAGTTAATGTTGAAGAGTTTAGAGAGGAAAGCAAGATAACCTTGAATACCGGCTTATCCGACAGAATTGGGCCTCATGGAATATGTGAATACCATGATAAAATAATAACTGCAAATAGTTATAGTAATAATATTTCTGTTATAGATACAAAGCAGGGGAGAGAGGAATCGAAGCACTTCATAGGTATGCACTGTAACGATGTAATTGTATATGATAATAATGCTTACATCATATGCGGAGAATCAAACAATGTAGTAGTATTTGATTTAATAAAAAATAAAATATCCGAGGAAATTCCATGCGGCAATTTACCGCACAGCATTGCAATTAATAAAGAGACAGGAATTTTAGTTGTTTCTAATATGGAAAACGATAGCATAACACTTATTGACTGTCATAATAAGGATGAAACTAAAAGTATTAAGGTGGGTTCATATCCTACAAAGGCCATATTTACTGTGGACAATAAATATATACTTGTTTGTGAAAGCAACATTGGTTCAGATTACAGAGGAAGTATTGGAATAATTTCTATGAAAAACTTCAAAATGATATATAGGATTCCTGTTGGAAACTGCCCTGTGGATATGGTTTGTGATGAAAGATACTGCTTTGTTTCAAACTTTGGAGAGGGATTTATAAGTGTGGTGGATATTAATTATTATGAGGTAATGAAAAAAATAAATATTGGTGGTATGCCTCGTGGAATAATTAAATATAATCAATTTGTATTTGTTGGAGACAATTATAATAATCTGCTTATTAAGGTAAACATTTTTAGTGAAGATAAAAAAATTATACCTATAGGTGGAGAGCCTACAGGTATGATACTATCTAATTATTAA
- the kdpC gene encoding potassium-transporting ATPase subunit KdpC, translating into MNEVKKGLRLTLIFVIILGVIYPLVVTGISNLFFPKQAKGSLVYNKNVLVGSSLIGESFTDNKWFQGRPSAVNYDASKSGGTNTAMSNPEFKKNLEKNLQDFLAKNPTVKKQDVPADMITASASGLDPEISVQSARLQAERVAKANGMSVNDVNKLIDSTKSGKFLGLFGQERVNVLTLNLKLLNK; encoded by the coding sequence ATGAATGAAGTTAAAAAAGGGTTAAGGCTTACTTTAATTTTTGTTATAATATTAGGTGTAATATATCCGCTTGTTGTCACCGGAATTTCAAATCTGTTTTTCCCTAAGCAGGCAAAAGGAAGTTTAGTATATAATAAAAATGTACTTGTTGGTTCTTCATTAATAGGGGAAAGCTTTACTGATAACAAATGGTTTCAGGGAAGACCTTCAGCTGTTAATTATGATGCTTCCAAATCAGGAGGTACTAATACTGCAATGTCAAATCCTGAATTTAAAAAGAATCTTGAAAAAAATCTTCAGGATTTTTTAGCCAAGAATCCAACTGTTAAAAAACAGGATGTGCCTGCAGATATGATAACAGCTTCTGCCTCAGGACTAGACCCGGAAATATCTGTGCAATCAGCCAGACTCCAGGCAGAAAGAGTTGCTAAGGCAAATGGAATGTCTGTTAATGATGTAAATAAATTAATAGACAGTACTAAGAGTGGTAAATTTTTAGGATTATTCGGGCAGGAAAGAGTTAATGTATTAACACTTAATTTAAAACTATTAAATAAATAA
- a CDS encoding IS1 family transposase produces the protein MEIKKCADINMLSYFAALRQTPERKCPYCDCTHTVLYGKYYGKQRYICRGCKKTFNDFTNTPIARTHFPEKWEAFIRCTLDGLSLKAAAREIGISYVTLFYWRHKLLSALKTIKQNKMHGEFELENFFLKFSRKGQKNIEHDEKRVHDKSVSHINITNKKVCVLTALDLHNNIYSRAVGTGRMYANDIDNFIGKILNNNKKACSRPKQFFALFFKRKKIREINKPLDNSSEAVKYRRDCMEWMYRFRGVATKYLNNYLSLFKFLKSSNFNNISFAINIFIEEISKINIQNTYINMRNAEISFN, from the coding sequence ATGGAGATAAAAAAATGTGCTGATATAAATATGTTATCTTATTTTGCTGCATTAAGGCAGACACCTGAGAGAAAATGCCCGTACTGTGACTGCACCCACACTGTATTATATGGGAAATACTATGGTAAACAAAGATATATATGCAGAGGCTGCAAAAAAACTTTTAATGACTTTACAAATACACCAATTGCAAGGACTCACTTTCCTGAAAAGTGGGAAGCATTCATTAGGTGTACCCTTGATGGCTTGTCCCTTAAGGCGGCAGCCAGGGAAATTGGCATTTCTTATGTAACACTATTTTACTGGAGACACAAGTTGCTCTCTGCTTTAAAAACGATTAAACAAAATAAAATGCATGGAGAGTTTGAACTTGAAAATTTCTTCTTAAAATTTTCCCGGAAGGGACAGAAAAATATTGAACATGATGAAAAAAGAGTACATGACAAAAGTGTAAGCCATATAAATATTACAAATAAAAAGGTTTGTGTACTTACAGCTCTGGATTTGCATAATAATATTTATTCCAGAGCTGTGGGTACAGGCAGAATGTATGCAAATGATATTGACAATTTTATTGGCAAAATACTCAATAATAATAAAAAGGCATGTTCAAGGCCAAAGCAATTTTTTGCTCTGTTCTTTAAAAGAAAGAAAATAAGGGAGATCAATAAACCTCTTGATAATAGCTCTGAAGCAGTAAAATATAGACGTGACTGCATGGAATGGATGTACCGTTTTAGAGGAGTAGCAACAAAGTATTTAAATAATTATTTGAGCTTATTCAAATTCTTAAAGAGTTCTAATTTTAATAATATTTCATTTGCAATAAATATATTTATAGAAGAAATAAGTAAAATTAATATTCAAAATACATATATAAATATGAGAAATGCTGAAATCAGTTTTAATTGA
- a CDS encoding four-helix bundle copper-binding protein, which yields MNTTMDLLPLSLMKNDNPHQICIDACVKCVQICQECFHLCLSENDVKERTNCIKTLQDCSEICTAAYCFMSRVSTSIKEVCSLCAEICERCATECDMFQDQHCKTCADTCRQCANECRLI from the coding sequence ATGAATACAACAATGGATCTTCTGCCCTTATCCCTTATGAAAAATGATAATCCCCATCAGATATGTATAGATGCATGTGTTAAATGTGTTCAGATATGCCAGGAGTGTTTTCATCTGTGCTTGTCAGAAAATGATGTTAAGGAAAGAACAAACTGTATTAAAACACTTCAGGACTGCTCTGAAATATGTACAGCAGCATATTGTTTTATGTCAAGGGTAAGCACAAGCATAAAGGAAGTCTGCAGCTTATGTGCTGAAATTTGTGAAAGATGTGCAACTGAATGTGATATGTTTCAGGATCAGCACTGCAAAACCTGTGCAGACACCTGCAGGCAATGTGCAAATGAATGCAGACTTATTTAA
- a CDS encoding TIGR03905 family TSCPD domain-containing protein, with protein MYSHNPTGVCSRTVNFDIVDNKVVKVNFSGGCEGNLQGIASLIEGMDVNEAIKRLKGIRCGSKVTSCPDQLAKALELYNKE; from the coding sequence ATGTACAGCCATAATCCTACTGGAGTTTGCTCAAGAACTGTTAATTTTGATATAGTTGACAACAAAGTGGTAAAGGTTAATTTTTCAGGGGGCTGTGAAGGAAATTTACAGGGAATAGCTTCTTTAATAGAAGGTATGGACGTAAATGAAGCAATTAAAAGATTAAAGGGAATCAGATGTGGTTCAAAGGTAACTTCCTGCCCAGATCAATTGGCTAAAGCCTTAGAACTTTATAACAAAGAATAA
- a CDS encoding single-stranded DNA-binding protein: MDNLMLNNKIYLEGQVQSELTFSHEMYGEGFYTFYFEVPRLSDAKDILLITVSERLIGGMNISIGSELAIDGQLRSYNKFVDGANRLILTVFARNIQYCIEKSKNPNQIFLDGYICKEPVYRTTPFGREIADMLIAVNRAYNKSDYIPTIAWGRNSRFCNDLTVGDNIRIWGRLQSREYQKKINDTEVIKKVAYEVSISKMEKVSKEDNEESEEVKDQQSTTEDVSENDSTLDDAEKEKVYDIV, encoded by the coding sequence ATGGACAATTTAATGCTAAACAATAAAATTTATTTAGAGGGACAGGTTCAATCAGAGCTGACTTTTAGTCACGAAATGTATGGAGAAGGATTTTATACATTTTACTTTGAGGTTCCAAGGCTTAGTGATGCAAAGGACATTTTACTGATAACTGTTTCTGAAAGATTAATAGGGGGAATGAACATAAGCATAGGCTCAGAATTAGCTATTGATGGTCAGTTAAGGTCTTATAATAAGTTTGTAGATGGAGCTAACAGGCTCATATTAACAGTATTTGCAAGAAACATTCAATATTGTATTGAAAAAAGTAAAAATCCAAATCAGATATTCCTTGATGGATATATTTGTAAGGAGCCAGTGTATAGGACAACTCCCTTTGGAAGGGAAATTGCAGATATGCTTATAGCAGTTAACCGTGCATATAATAAATCAGATTATATACCAACCATAGCTTGGGGGAGAAATTCCAGGTTCTGTAATGACTTAACAGTTGGTGACAATATAAGAATATGGGGAAGACTGCAGAGCAGAGAATATCAAAAGAAAATTAATGATACTGAAGTAATAAAAAAGGTAGCTTATGAGGTATCTATTTCTAAAATGGAAAAGGTAAGCAAAGAAGACAATGAGGAAAGTGAAGAAGTAAAAGATCAGCAAAGTACAACTGAAGATGTCAGTGAAAATGACAGTACTTTGGATGATGCAGAAAAAGAAAAGGTATATGACATAGTATAA
- the kdpDN gene encoding KdpD-like non-kinase potassium sensor (KdpDN resembles contains the N-terminal sensor region of KdpD but lacks the C-terminal histidine kinase region.), which translates to MNNKSPDQFLKEIERASKGRLKIYIGAAPGVGKTYQMLRDAHEMKENGIDIVIGLIETYGRKGTIDQIGDLEVVPLKQVVYKNVTLKEMDLESILKRKPQIVIVDELAHTNVPYSKNEKRYEDVLEIIDNGISVMTAVNIQHFESLNDYVNRMTGVKVRETIPDTIMDYADEVEVIDISIDALRDRLRQGKIYSSDKVETALNNFFRVGNLNALRELTLREVANEVDEHLMEYKNEKSVDGLIGAQEKILVCVNLNFNAEYLIRRGYRLSKMLKAPLFILNIKSEKYTTDRETLKKLDDLSALCMKLGAEFKVAAARDPAEAIIEFAKENAITQVIIGQSARTRTHEILKGSIVRKIMRGTKYVDVMVVADPRT; encoded by the coding sequence ATGAACAATAAGTCGCCGGATCAATTCTTAAAAGAAATTGAAAGAGCAAGCAAGGGCAGACTAAAAATATATATAGGCGCTGCACCGGGAGTGGGAAAAACCTATCAGATGCTGAGGGATGCCCATGAAATGAAGGAAAATGGAATAGACATTGTTATAGGTCTCATTGAAACCTATGGAAGAAAGGGCACCATAGACCAGATAGGTGATCTTGAAGTGGTTCCTTTAAAACAGGTAGTTTATAAGAATGTTACACTAAAAGAAATGGATCTTGAGTCTATACTAAAAAGAAAACCTCAGATTGTAATTGTAGATGAACTTGCTCATACCAATGTACCTTACAGTAAAAATGAAAAGAGATATGAGGACGTACTGGAAATAATAGATAATGGTATTAGTGTAATGACAGCAGTAAATATACAGCATTTCGAGAGCCTAAATGATTATGTAAACAGGATGACTGGAGTAAAGGTAAGGGAAACCATTCCAGACACTATAATGGACTATGCTGATGAGGTTGAAGTTATTGATATTTCCATAGATGCCTTAAGGGATAGGCTGAGACAGGGGAAAATATACAGCAGTGACAAAGTGGAAACTGCCTTAAATAACTTCTTTAGGGTAGGCAACCTTAATGCATTAAGAGAATTAACATTAAGAGAAGTGGCAAACGAAGTTGATGAGCACCTTATGGAATATAAGAATGAAAAAAGCGTTGATGGACTTATTGGGGCACAGGAAAAAATACTAGTATGCGTGAATTTAAATTTTAATGCAGAATACCTTATAAGACGTGGCTACAGATTGTCAAAAATGCTAAAGGCTCCTCTTTTTATTTTAAATATAAAAAGTGAGAAATATACCACAGATAGGGAAACACTTAAAAAATTAGATGATTTAAGTGCACTATGCATGAAGCTTGGAGCAGAATTTAAGGTTGCTGCTGCACGAGATCCCGCAGAGGCTATTATTGAATTTGCTAAAGAAAATGCCATAACTCAGGTAATAATAGGTCAGTCTGCCAGAACCAGGACACATGAAATTTTAAAGGGATCCATTGTGAGAAAAATAATGAGAGGCACAAAATATGTGGATGTTATGGTAGTTGCGGATCCAAGAACTTAA
- the pdaB gene encoding polysaccharide deacetylase family sporulation protein PdaB, which translates to MVLILLFFGAASSILFNYKNTGAFMPVKRKLPIYSVDTADKKVSITFDVSWGQDHTKEILDILDKYNIKCTFFIVGAWAEDNKELVRQIYERGHEIGNHSYNHPDFTRVSKDRIIQEINKNDNLIEKITGEKPTLVRCPEGNYNDSVINIIESTNHYCIQWDADSIDWMQQGEEIEYERIMKKTQNGSIFLFHNYGNHTTKTLPRIIEKLKSSGYTFVKAGDLIYKDNYYFNSEGKQFKQR; encoded by the coding sequence ATGGTTTTAATACTGTTGTTTTTTGGTGCAGCATCATCAATATTATTTAATTATAAGAATACTGGAGCATTTATGCCAGTAAAAAGGAAATTGCCCATTTACAGTGTAGACACTGCAGATAAAAAAGTATCAATAACCTTTGATGTGAGCTGGGGACAGGATCATACTAAAGAGATTCTTGATATACTGGACAAATACAATATAAAATGCACATTTTTTATTGTAGGTGCCTGGGCAGAGGACAATAAAGAGCTTGTACGACAGATATATGAAAGAGGCCATGAAATAGGAAATCACTCCTATAATCACCCTGACTTTACAAGGGTATCAAAGGATAGAATAATTCAGGAAATAAATAAAAACGATAATCTTATTGAAAAAATAACCGGCGAGAAACCTACATTGGTAAGATGTCCTGAAGGAAACTATAATGATTCTGTAATAAATATAATTGAATCAACTAATCATTACTGTATTCAGTGGGATGCAGACAGTATTGACTGGATGCAGCAGGGAGAAGAAATAGAATATGAAAGAATTATGAAGAAAACCCAAAATGGATCCATTTTCCTTTTTCATAATTATGGTAATCATACTACTAAAACACTGCCAAGGATAATAGAAAAACTTAAAAGTTCAGGATATACTTTTGTAAAGGCTGGAGATCTAATTTATAAGGATAATTATTATTTTAATAGTGAGGGAAAACAATTTAAACAAAGGTAA